A genomic window from Tolypothrix sp. PCC 7910 includes:
- a CDS encoding alpha-ketoglutarate-dependent dioxygenase AlkB: protein MPSCNPKSKTSCPHLPTSFNEPTPVLPVTYYPEFLSEEEAGVLYQHCLKLQWQQNQIKMVGKTLLVPRLECIYGDEGCDYLYSKSVLLKPLPWTEALAQLRDRITAVTGYSFRIVIGNQYISGQDSIGWHADNEQSMGLNPAIASVSLGAERKFQIKPIGGKPTDFWLEHGSLLVMHPGCQSTHLHQVPKTKKLVSTRINLTFRPHVGGNK from the coding sequence TTGCCCAGCTGCAATCCCAAATCCAAAACCTCCTGCCCCCATCTGCCGACTTCTTTTAATGAACCTACCCCAGTTTTACCAGTCACTTATTACCCAGAGTTTCTCAGCGAAGAAGAAGCTGGCGTGTTATACCAGCACTGCTTAAAGCTGCAATGGCAACAGAATCAAATCAAAATGGTGGGTAAAACTTTACTTGTGCCCCGGCTGGAATGCATCTACGGTGACGAAGGTTGTGATTACCTGTACTCAAAAAGCGTCTTACTCAAACCCCTGCCTTGGACTGAAGCACTGGCACAGTTGAGGGACAGGATTACTGCTGTTACTGGCTACAGCTTCCGTATCGTCATTGGCAACCAGTATATAAGTGGACAGGACAGCATAGGGTGGCACGCAGATAATGAGCAATCAATGGGGCTAAATCCAGCCATCGCATCTGTAAGTTTGGGTGCGGAGCGGAAGTTTCAGATAAAGCCTATCGGGGGCAAGCCGACTGATTTCTGGCTAGAACATGGGAGTTTGCTGGTAATGCACCCTGGTTGTCAGTCCACGCACCTGCATCAAGTTCCCAAAACCAAGAAATTGGTTAGCACGAGAATTAACTTAACTTTTCGTCCGCATGTGGGAGGCAACAAATGA
- a CDS encoding sulfotransferase domain-containing protein has translation MEYQLKKLVTHYRKALQIKPDNLAVYHQIAELYYEQGNLDKTLEVCQEALQIQPDSALVLIVLNKMLQTLGFEGEEVTAFQNIPKNKLYYESLHILLSRSQKVKTFADAKTWKDAMVLGYHLKLKKHWDEAIAAYMKAIEIEPSLSLSYFELNYIICYCTSLEPKQIESIITSYHQVIKARITPPCAYVILGDMLTKQDKIAEAITAYKTAINQTTYSDNKYTNKYIDSHKINEVSFLIIGIGKCGTSSLYIYLCQHPQILSSTKKEVRFFNQNFDLGLDWYLAHFPPLPVEGGFLTGEATPWYLSSYGVEKKVFELFPNIKLIAILRNPVTRAISHYYMHLRSMRENRSLEVAMTSELEILKGMADPTQVSEKYWQTEKGYLQSGLYFYFLEKWMTVFPREQFLILRSEDLSSQTDKTMKQVYEFLEIPNYSLSGYPKINSGYYSDISNELRQKLSDFFLPHNQKLEDYLSRKFNWE, from the coding sequence ATGGAATATCAACTAAAAAAATTAGTAACTCATTATCGAAAAGCTCTACAGATAAAGCCTGACAACCTAGCTGTTTATCATCAAATAGCTGAACTTTATTATGAACAAGGAAACTTAGATAAAACTCTCGAAGTCTGCCAAGAAGCTTTGCAAATTCAACCAGATTCAGCATTAGTGCTTATTGTCCTAAATAAGATGCTACAAACTCTAGGTTTTGAGGGAGAAGAAGTTACTGCCTTTCAAAATATTCCCAAAAATAAGTTATATTACGAAAGCCTTCATATACTGCTGTCACGTTCCCAGAAAGTGAAAACTTTTGCTGATGCTAAGACATGGAAGGATGCTATGGTATTGGGATATCATTTAAAACTAAAAAAGCATTGGGATGAGGCAATTGCTGCTTACATGAAAGCAATTGAAATTGAACCATCTTTATCTTTATCTTATTTTGAGTTGAATTATATAATCTGCTACTGTACATCACTTGAACCCAAACAAATAGAGAGCATCATCACTTCCTATCATCAAGTTATTAAAGCACGTATAACTCCGCCCTGTGCTTATGTTATATTAGGAGATATGCTAACCAAACAAGATAAAATAGCTGAGGCAATTACTGCCTATAAAACTGCCATTAATCAAACGACATACTCTGACAACAAATATACAAATAAGTATATAGATTCTCATAAAATTAATGAAGTAAGCTTCCTAATTATAGGAATTGGTAAATGTGGGACTTCTTCGCTTTATATCTATCTTTGCCAACATCCACAAATTCTTTCGTCCACTAAAAAAGAAGTACGTTTTTTTAATCAAAATTTTGACCTTGGACTTGATTGGTATCTAGCTCATTTTCCTCCTCTTCCTGTAGAAGGAGGTTTTTTAACGGGAGAAGCAACTCCTTGGTATCTTAGTAGCTATGGAGTTGAAAAAAAAGTATTTGAGCTATTTCCCAATATCAAGCTGATTGCTATACTACGTAACCCAGTTACTAGAGCTATTTCTCATTACTATATGCATCTTAGAAGCATGAGAGAAAATCGCTCTTTAGAAGTAGCGATGACCTCCGAATTGGAAATCTTAAAAGGTATGGCAGACCCCACTCAGGTCAGTGAGAAATACTGGCAAACAGAAAAGGGATATCTACAGTCTGGTTTATACTTCTATTTCTTAGAAAAATGGATGACTGTTTTTCCGAGAGAACAGTTTCTGATTTTGCGAAGTGAAGACCTTTCTAGTCAAACTGATAAAACGATGAAACAGGTTTATGAGTTTTTAGAAATACCTAATTACTCACTTTCAGGATATCCTAAGATTAATTCTGGCTATTATTCAGATATCAGCAACGAATTGCGCCAAAAATTATCTGATTTTTTTCTGCCACACAATCAGAAGTTAGAAGATTATTTAAGTAGAAAATTTAATTGGGAATAA
- a CDS encoding AMP-binding protein: MIRSSYPEIHIPQQLITEFVLQRVVELADKTALIAGDSDRIITYGELADSIRRVASGLYLRGFSKGDVLAIYSPNLPEYAIAFHAVATLGGIITTVNPSYTAEELIYQLNDAGGRALRKRET, encoded by the coding sequence ATGATCCGCAGTTCATATCCTGAAATTCATATTCCCCAACAGCTAATAACAGAATTTGTATTGCAACGAGTAGTAGAGTTAGCAGACAAAACTGCCTTGATTGCAGGAGATAGCGATCGCATTATCACTTATGGAGAATTAGCAGACTCAATTAGGCGAGTAGCCTCTGGTTTATATCTGCGTGGTTTCTCTAAGGGAGATGTTTTGGCGATTTATAGTCCTAATCTTCCTGAATATGCGATCGCTTTTCATGCTGTAGCAACTTTGGGTGGAATTATCACTACAGTTAACCCATCCTACACAGCAGAAGAATTAATATATCAACTCAATGATGCTGGCGGAAGGGCACTAAGAAAACGTGAAACCTAG
- a CDS encoding sulfotransferase: MIDQLEKSISHYQKALVIKYDNAAVHRKLGQSYEIQTKIEQAIYHYIKAIQFDPSHFQTYWKLKFCLLKLDCLPKTIDSSLLEAGISTLRQSTQLQPNFHFAHTVLGNLLTQQGKIEEAIACYQTASYKQTLLSYPELVEKHWNHHQKRQPDFLITGFMKSGTTSLYSYLSSHPQILPAVDKALRFFTDFLDQGLDWYLAHFPAILDSRNYLTGEATPIYINFTSLASKIYDCFPNIKLIILLRHPVQRAISSYYHQHQAYGHYKLIQGSTTNTIEKVLTRLHNLPSLLLLEPSILKKNSQNDYIDDILLPHLVGSLYIYYIKQWLNIFPKEQILIIKSEDLYNNPSVTMKQVYDFLKLPHFQLSEYRNSNPGSYPPISNELRSQLVDFFRPYNQQLEEYLGMSFKWD, encoded by the coding sequence ATGATAGACCAACTAGAAAAGTCAATTTCTCATTACCAAAAAGCTCTAGTTATTAAATATGATAACGCTGCTGTTCACAGGAAATTAGGACAATCATATGAAATTCAAACTAAAATTGAACAGGCAATTTATCACTACATAAAAGCTATTCAATTTGACCCAAGTCATTTTCAAACATACTGGAAATTAAAATTCTGTTTATTGAAATTAGACTGCTTACCAAAAACAATCGATTCTAGTTTATTAGAAGCAGGAATTAGTACCCTGCGTCAGTCAACTCAGCTTCAACCCAATTTTCATTTTGCTCATACTGTCTTGGGCAACTTACTAACTCAGCAAGGCAAAATAGAGGAGGCAATAGCTTGTTACCAAACTGCCAGTTATAAACAAACACTATTATCCTATCCCGAACTAGTAGAAAAGCATTGGAATCATCATCAAAAACGACAGCCAGATTTTCTGATTACGGGTTTTATGAAATCTGGCACTACCTCCCTTTATTCCTATCTAAGCTCTCATCCTCAAATCCTACCTGCCGTTGACAAAGCGCTTCGCTTTTTCACAGATTTTTTAGACCAAGGTCTTGATTGGTATCTAGCTCATTTTCCTGCTATTTTAGACAGTAGAAATTATCTGACTGGTGAAGCCACTCCTATATACATTAATTTTACTAGCCTAGCTAGTAAAATATATGATTGCTTCCCTAATATAAAACTGATAATTCTTTTAAGACATCCAGTACAGAGAGCGATATCTTCTTATTATCATCAACATCAAGCATACGGTCATTATAAACTAATACAAGGTAGTACAACTAATACTATAGAAAAAGTTTTAACTAGATTACATAATTTGCCAAGTTTATTATTACTTGAACCATCAATTCTTAAGAAGAATTCCCAAAATGATTACATAGATGATATATTGTTGCCTCATTTAGTAGGCAGTTTATATATATATTACATCAAACAATGGCTAAATATTTTTCCTAAAGAACAAATTTTAATTATCAAGAGTGAAGACTTGTACAATAATCCATCAGTAACTATGAAGCAAGTTTACGATTTCCTTAAATTACCTCATTTTCAACTGAGCGAATATCGCAATTCAAATCCTGGTTCATATCCTCCCATTAGCAATGAATTACGCAGCCAGTTAGTAGATTTTTTCCGTCCTTATAATCAGCAGTTAGAGGAATATTTAGGGATGAGCTTTAAATGGGATTAA
- the cysC gene encoding adenylyl-sulfate kinase, translating into MRGLMRYQRGVTIWLTGLSGAGKTTICEVVAQELRSQEYKVEVLDGDLVRQNLTKGLGFSKADRDENIRRIGFVAQLLTRNDVIVLVSAISPYREIRQEVRQGIGNFLEVYVNAPLAVCEQRDIKGLYKKARAGEIQNFTGIDDPYEAPLNPEVKCNTVQETVTESATKILHKLQDLGYIRMALKCVS; encoded by the coding sequence ATTAGAGGTCTAATGAGATATCAGCGTGGTGTAACAATCTGGTTAACAGGTCTAAGTGGGGCAGGCAAAACTACTATCTGTGAAGTTGTAGCACAAGAATTACGGTCTCAAGAGTACAAAGTAGAAGTACTAGACGGTGACTTAGTGCGTCAAAACCTAACTAAAGGCTTGGGTTTTAGCAAGGCCGATCGAGATGAAAATATTCGACGTATTGGCTTTGTAGCGCAGCTTTTAACTAGAAATGATGTGATTGTATTGGTTTCGGCGATTTCTCCTTACCGTGAAATTAGACAAGAAGTACGCCAAGGCATCGGCAATTTTCTTGAGGTTTATGTGAATGCACCTTTAGCAGTTTGCGAACAACGAGACATCAAAGGTCTATATAAAAAAGCTCGTGCTGGGGAAATTCAAAATTTCACTGGTATTGACGACCCCTATGAAGCACCACTTAATCCCGAAGTGAAATGTAACACTGTGCAAGAAACTGTTACAGAAAGCGCAACTAAGATTTTACATAAACTGCAAGATTTAGGTTATATCCGAATGGCACTCAAATGTGTGAGTTGA
- a CDS encoding ELKS/Rab6-interacting/CAST family protein — protein sequence MSTVVSTEKASVLVILRREYLDITGNFCAAKLIEYFRHWTKWKLKNHRTPWVYQPLKRIYADLMGEHSLHVIRSAIALLESMGLIEKQKNPGNGQDKTWQYKLHVDVLDKLLEHGKCKTEHSRFNAEQYHRSHPETSKPQQNTAVGEVKDEGVKQSQYEPVRQAPEPEQPQITHFVDELELDDSTGEIDPHDDEFSEAQVEVVSNTDKPSKHEIAEICTELRRLRINPEPCLGVVKKYWVNVQGAIARVKEGIYEGWCDNPTGLFINSCKSGAKGKNTVTSDVSTWFEWAKKQRIVLAMSSGVVFTPDGDAIEIGEMMRLHPLTVT from the coding sequence ATGAGTACTGTTGTCTCTACCGAAAAAGCATCGGTGCTGGTGATATTGCGGCGAGAGTATCTGGACATTACTGGCAACTTCTGTGCTGCCAAGCTGATTGAGTATTTCCGACACTGGACAAAGTGGAAGCTCAAAAATCATCGCACCCCTTGGGTTTACCAGCCACTCAAGCGAATTTACGCTGACCTAATGGGTGAACATAGTCTTCATGTCATTAGGAGTGCGATCGCACTGCTTGAGAGCATGGGTCTGATCGAGAAGCAGAAAAATCCTGGCAACGGGCAAGATAAAACTTGGCAGTATAAATTGCACGTTGATGTACTGGATAAACTATTGGAACACGGCAAGTGCAAAACTGAACATTCCAGATTCAATGCAGAACAATACCACAGATCCCATCCTGAAACTTCTAAGCCACAACAAAACACTGCTGTTGGGGAAGTAAAGGATGAAGGAGTAAAACAAAGCCAATATGAGCCAGTTCGCCAAGCACCAGAACCAGAGCAACCCCAAATTACTCACTTCGTTGATGAATTAGAACTGGATGACTCAACGGGAGAGATAGACCCTCATGATGACGAGTTTTCCGAGGCACAGGTCGAAGTCGTTTCAAATACGGATAAGCCTAGCAAGCACGAGATTGCAGAAATCTGCACTGAGTTGCGGCGGTTGCGGATTAACCCTGAACCTTGTTTGGGGGTGGTGAAAAAATATTGGGTGAATGTACAGGGGGCGATCGCACGAGTCAAGGAAGGAATTTATGAAGGCTGGTGTGATAATCCGACTGGGTTGTTTATCAACAGTTGCAAGAGTGGAGCGAAGGGCAAGAATACAGTAACGAGCGATGTGAGTACTTGGTTTGAGTGGGCTAAGAAACAGAGGATTGTGCTTGCAATGTCTTCTGGTGTGGTTTTTACACCGGATGGGGATGCGATAGAAATTGGGGAGATGATGCGGTTACATCCTCTGACTGTCACATGA
- a CDS encoding Uma2 family endonuclease produces MSLTIADLEQLQQEHPDWQMELVEGNIIVMGPSDYEADEISIRFAAKLWNWVEPRRLGRVTGSSAGFILPRRATDNTTKRNLRAPDVSFVVAHRLKRTQRDFVELVPDLMVEVKSKTDQIDKLEAKIQMFLSLGTAIGILIDPDQLTLTVYRLNQQPQVLRDGGVLTLPELLPGWELAISELWPPVFE; encoded by the coding sequence ATGTCTCTTACTATTGCGGATTTGGAGCAACTCCAACAAGAACATCCAGACTGGCAAATGGAACTGGTAGAAGGGAACATTATTGTTATGGGTCCATCGGATTATGAAGCTGACGAAATTAGTATTCGATTTGCTGCCAAGCTATGGAATTGGGTTGAACCACGCAGATTAGGGCGAGTTACTGGTTCTAGTGCTGGTTTTATCTTGCCTCGCCGAGCCACAGACAATACCACAAAAAGAAACCTCCGCGCTCCAGATGTATCTTTTGTGGTTGCTCATCGCTTAAAACGAACTCAACGTGATTTCGTGGAATTAGTTCCAGATTTAATGGTGGAAGTCAAGTCGAAAACAGACCAAATTGATAAGTTAGAAGCAAAAATCCAGATGTTTTTGAGCTTGGGAACAGCTATTGGTATCTTGATCGATCCCGATCAGTTGACACTGACTGTCTACCGACTCAACCAACAGCCGCAGGTGTTGCGAGATGGTGGAGTGCTGACGCTACCAGAGTTACTACCAGGATGGGAGTTAGCAATATCTGAATTATGGCCTCCTGTGTTTGAATGA
- a CDS encoding helix-turn-helix domain-containing protein — protein MNLMQVTLSVDLPGLGKRIREIREAKGLSPTWVAAQAGMSVANLYRIESEDAKSLPRETLRKLSEALNVDFDAEVKAALAQEVG, from the coding sequence ATGAACTTAATGCAAGTTACTTTGTCTGTTGATCTACCTGGGTTGGGCAAACGAATTAGAGAAATTCGTGAGGCTAAAGGATTATCACCAACATGGGTTGCAGCACAAGCGGGTATGAGTGTTGCTAACCTTTACCGTATTGAAAGCGAAGATGCAAAATCTTTACCTCGTGAAACTTTGCGAAAACTTTCTGAAGCTCTTAATGTAGATTTTGATGCAGAAGTGAAAGCTGCCTTAGCCCAAGAAGTTGGATAA
- a CDS encoding ferritin-like domain-containing protein, with amino-acid sequence MNLLTYVMHLVGSGAFAYYSAAQIRDSKTRPNILAGFQLAESGSVPFLTALSERAAAEGDTWLAQKLKQHASDETRHGQIFAHGLKQLNKQVIDWKSQPQTTSTDKSQQQRSPFFAAFFEGYTPEQLKPAVIDWNVFMGSTYILELDASKDFPRMAKALPDDEPIARNLKLGILSVAKDETTHAAYLYEAMTRRMSLTQVQELIDEWRTRKVNATFAFASNLLQGKSPNRSLVQDSMPSQKDSQLIGT; translated from the coding sequence ATGAATTTGTTGACTTATGTGATGCATCTAGTAGGTTCTGGTGCTTTCGCCTACTACAGTGCTGCTCAGATCCGTGACTCTAAAACTCGCCCTAATATCCTGGCTGGGTTTCAGTTAGCAGAATCTGGTTCTGTGCCTTTTTTGACAGCACTCAGCGAACGTGCGGCAGCCGAGGGCGACACATGGTTAGCCCAAAAGCTCAAACAACACGCATCAGATGAAACTCGGCACGGTCAAATTTTCGCTCACGGCTTAAAACAACTCAATAAACAAGTTATCGATTGGAAGAGTCAACCCCAAACCACATCTACAGATAAATCACAACAGCAGCGTAGTCCATTTTTTGCCGCCTTCTTTGAAGGTTACACCCCAGAACAACTAAAACCTGCTGTGATTGACTGGAATGTATTCATGGGTAGCACTTACATTCTGGAGTTAGATGCTAGCAAAGACTTTCCTAGGATGGCAAAGGCATTACCCGATGATGAACCTATTGCTCGCAACTTGAAACTGGGCATTTTGAGTGTCGCCAAAGATGAAACTACTCATGCTGCTTATCTTTATGAAGCAATGACAAGGCGAATGTCTCTTACCCAAGTACAAGAGCTTATAGATGAGTGGCGGACTCGCAAAGTCAACGCGACTTTTGCATTTGCTAGTAATCTGTTACAAGGCAAATCACCAAATCGTTCTCTAGTACAAGATAGTATGCCTTCACAAAAAGATTCTCAACTGATTGGAACGTAA
- a CDS encoding DUF5674 family protein, whose product MAYESIINIRPSQNNHSMLIQDSAIQERVKQITQELIGGYEPEIR is encoded by the coding sequence ATCGCCTATGAATCAATTATTAACATTCGCCCCAGTCAGAATAATCACTCGATGCTAATTCAAGACTCAGCAATTCAAGAACGTGTTAAACAAATCACTCAGGAGTTAATCGGTGGTTATGAACCAGAAATTAGATGA
- a CDS encoding BRO family protein, protein MDAIIKSESHDSLFDQIKQVDTDGQEYWLARELMPILGYQQWRRLEDAISRAITACKNIGQECEKHFLPLPAKSTGGRPRDDFKLSRYGCYLTAMNGDSRKPEIAAAQIYFAVKTREAELAPQNSELLAQLLEKFEQQNQVIEEQGKAIAQLQSQIQNLLPPSADFF, encoded by the coding sequence ATGGACGCAATTATAAAAAGCGAAAGTCACGACAGCTTATTTGACCAAATTAAACAGGTTGATACCGATGGTCAGGAGTATTGGCTGGCCCGTGAATTAATGCCTATTTTGGGATATCAGCAATGGCGGCGACTTGAAGATGCCATCTCTAGAGCTATCACTGCTTGTAAAAACATTGGGCAGGAGTGCGAAAAACACTTTTTGCCATTGCCGGCCAAAAGTACTGGAGGTAGACCCAGAGACGATTTCAAGCTCAGTCGCTATGGTTGCTACTTAACGGCAATGAATGGGGATTCCCGAAAACCAGAGATAGCTGCTGCACAAATTTACTTCGCGGTGAAAACTCGTGAAGCAGAGTTAGCCCCGCAAAATTCAGAACTACTTGCTCAACTATTGGAGAAATTTGAACAGCAGAACCAGGTAATCGAGGAACAAGGGAAAGCCATTGCCCAGCTGCAATCCCAAATCCAAAACCTCCTGCCCCCATCTGCCGACTTCTTTTAA
- a CDS encoding ABC transporter ATP-binding protein translates to MSDDIILQVDNISKCFKIYANPWHRTREWVSFRKRSYHQPFWSLKNVSFEVRRGEFLGIIGENGAGKSTLLKIITGVLQPTSGIYQLNGKVLSLLELGTDFNLEMSGRENAIRSAELLGFPTGYVQNRLEDIADFSELGEFFNRPMKLYSSGMRARLAFSLFAFLECDVLILDEVLAVGDIFFQQKCYARLEEMRAKQITIILVTHQLAAVQQYCNEVILLHQGEKIYQGEPKEGILKYHQLKRRLLNNLSQAMLQEKISAPLIETSNDFFWPADEVFIPISFPNTNYAQITRYAICNAKGEATVNFLQGEQAYFCCEFRLKENIDVPLVAVQITNKFNVIVHAKASHQHRVRVPYQVNQGDYIRFCRSITLSIAPGQYVLGFALGAIQANDYARLDEIPQAEFKNSIKICDVYEKVAAFFVAPHYYHNHHFHFGLCNLPGDGQIQVIANSK, encoded by the coding sequence ATGAGTGATGATATTATTTTGCAGGTAGATAATATAAGTAAATGTTTTAAAATTTATGCTAATCCTTGGCATCGGACTAGGGAATGGGTCAGTTTTAGAAAGCGGAGTTATCATCAACCATTTTGGTCGCTGAAAAACGTTTCTTTTGAAGTACGGCGAGGTGAATTTTTAGGCATCATTGGAGAAAATGGTGCAGGTAAAAGTACTTTACTGAAAATTATTACTGGAGTGTTACAACCAACTTCAGGAATTTATCAGTTAAACGGTAAAGTTCTGTCGCTATTAGAGTTAGGAACTGATTTCAATCTAGAAATGAGTGGACGAGAAAACGCAATTCGTAGTGCAGAACTATTAGGCTTTCCTACAGGGTATGTGCAAAATAGACTAGAAGATATTGCTGATTTTTCTGAATTGGGAGAGTTTTTCAACCGACCAATGAAGTTATATTCATCGGGAATGAGGGCACGATTGGCTTTTTCTTTATTTGCTTTTTTAGAATGTGATGTTTTAATTTTAGATGAAGTTTTAGCAGTTGGTGATATTTTCTTTCAACAGAAATGTTATGCCCGTCTTGAAGAAATGAGAGCTAAACAAATTACGATTATTTTAGTGACTCATCAATTAGCAGCAGTACAGCAATACTGTAATGAAGTAATTTTGCTACATCAAGGTGAGAAAATTTATCAAGGCGAACCTAAAGAAGGTATCTTAAAATATCATCAACTTAAAAGAAGATTGTTAAATAATCTTAGCCAAGCTATGCTTCAGGAAAAGATATCCGCACCGCTTATAGAAACATCGAATGATTTTTTTTGGCCTGCTGATGAAGTTTTCATTCCTATTTCTTTTCCAAATACGAACTATGCTCAAATAACCCGTTATGCTATTTGTAATGCTAAGGGTGAAGCTACAGTTAATTTTTTGCAAGGCGAACAAGCTTACTTCTGTTGCGAATTTCGACTAAAGGAAAATATTGATGTCCCTCTTGTTGCAGTACAGATTACGAATAAGTTTAATGTTATAGTTCACGCTAAGGCATCGCATCAGCATCGAGTTAGAGTTCCTTACCAAGTTAATCAAGGTGATTATATACGTTTTTGTCGTAGTATTACCCTGAGTATAGCTCCGGGTCAATATGTTCTTGGTTTTGCTTTAGGTGCAATACAAGCTAATGATTATGCTCGTTTAGATGAAATACCCCAAGCAGAATTTAAGAACAGTATCAAGATTTGTGATGTTTATGAAAAGGTTGCTGCTTTTTTTGTTGCACCTCATTATTATCACAATCATCACTTCCATTTTGGATTATGTAATTTGCCGGGAGATGGGCAAATTCAAGTTATTGCAAATTCAAAGTAG
- a CDS encoding ABC transporter permease, whose protein sequence is MKLRYEKPRLLSNLYKYRRYIQYNAWYELRYRYAGTSMGILWNLINPLCEILIYTVVFSLLFSKGVRGNSYALYITTGILPWRTFVETISQGSSAFTQNSIYLKRLAIPAEIFVAKVALTSLFLLYIYLGLILPINIIFGEHIGWGVLFLPILALLFQGLAFGLGLALANLQTLFPDIKQILQFLLPLWSWTMPIYYPDAIIPKNILPWLYLNPPYAFIESARSLILENQMPGINVWAIMLAWICFFICVGATVNRQLQNEVRDTI, encoded by the coding sequence TTGAAATTAAGATATGAAAAACCTAGATTGTTAAGCAATCTTTATAAATATCGACGCTATATCCAGTACAACGCTTGGTACGAACTGCGTTACCGTTATGCTGGTACGAGCATGGGTATACTTTGGAATTTGATTAATCCTCTTTGTGAAATTCTAATTTATACAGTAGTCTTCTCTTTATTGTTTTCCAAAGGAGTACGAGGAAATTCCTATGCTTTATATATAACCACGGGAATTTTACCTTGGCGTACATTTGTCGAAACAATTTCTCAAGGTAGTAGTGCTTTTACACAAAATTCTATCTATTTGAAGCGTTTAGCCATTCCTGCGGAGATTTTTGTGGCTAAAGTAGCTCTAACTTCTTTATTTTTGCTCTATATTTACTTGGGTTTAATTCTACCTATAAATATTATATTCGGAGAGCATATAGGATGGGGAGTTTTGTTTTTACCCATCCTTGCATTACTTTTCCAAGGACTAGCTTTCGGACTAGGATTGGCATTAGCTAATCTCCAAACTCTCTTTCCTGATATCAAGCAAATTTTACAGTTCCTACTACCCTTGTGGAGTTGGACAATGCCGATTTATTATCCAGATGCAATTATTCCGAAAAATATTTTACCCTGGCTTTACCTCAATCCTCCTTATGCTTTTATTGAATCGGCTCGGAGTTTGATTTTAGAAAATCAAATGCCGGGTATCAATGTATGGGCAATTATGCTAGCTTGGATATGTTTTTTTATATGTGTGGGTGCTACCGTAAATCGCCAACTTCAAAATGAAGTTAGAGATACAATATGA